One window of uncultured Fibrobacter sp. genomic DNA carries:
- the tsaA gene encoding tRNA (N6-threonylcarbamoyladenosine(37)-N6)-methyltransferase TrmO — protein MVVEPIGFFYGDAVYKYDAPRQGRLFAGHPGRIELARGRNFETALRDLEGFERLWVIFQFHENSGWRPTTRPPVPPEGRDRVGTFASRSPYRPNPIGLSCVRLLKIEGLTLYVDEADLLNGTPVLDIKPYIPMADAFPEAKAGWVEEQVGDLWSVEMSDFFETQNRWIADRSPFDLESFARVQLARGNFSKDVFDSSRRRLTIDENSHTGVLAYRTFRIHFSYDEPSRKVKLQKILSGYSVADLQNPEDKYGDKKLHLDFIAMF, from the coding sequence CGAGGCAGGGTCGCCTTTTTGCGGGGCATCCTGGGCGCATCGAACTTGCTCGCGGTAGGAATTTTGAGACGGCCCTCCGCGATTTAGAGGGCTTTGAACGATTGTGGGTGATTTTCCAGTTCCACGAAAATAGTGGCTGGCGTCCCACGACGCGCCCACCGGTCCCTCCCGAAGGGCGAGACCGCGTAGGGACTTTTGCCAGCCGTAGCCCTTACCGTCCTAACCCGATTGGGCTTAGTTGCGTCCGGTTGCTTAAAATCGAGGGGCTCACGCTCTATGTGGACGAGGCGGACCTTCTGAACGGGACGCCGGTGCTCGACATCAAACCTTACATACCGATGGCAGATGCCTTTCCCGAGGCGAAAGCCGGTTGGGTCGAAGAACAGGTGGGTGACCTGTGGTCGGTCGAAATGTCCGATTTCTTTGAGACGCAGAATCGCTGGATTGCAGATCGCAGCCCGTTTGACTTGGAAAGTTTTGCACGTGTGCAACTTGCGCGCGGGAACTTTTCGAAGGATGTTTTTGACAGTTCCCGCCGTCGCCTGACCATAGACGAAAATTCGCATACGGGTGTACTCGCTTACCGGACATTCCGCATCCATTTTAGCTACGACGAACCATCGCGCAAAGTGAAGCTTCAGAAAATACTGAGCGGTTACAGTGTCGCGGATTTACAAAATCCCGAGGATAAGTACGGCGACAAGAAACTGCATCTAGATTTTATTGCGATGTTTTAA